Proteins encoded within one genomic window of Mesorhizobium sp. AR10:
- the parC gene encoding DNA topoisomerase IV subunit A encodes MGKRLLPPQDGGGDHIEPVDLKKALEERYLAYALSTIMHRALPDVRDGLKPVHRRIMHAMRLLRLNPDQGFAKCARIVGEVMGKFHPHGDQSIYDALVRLAQDFSMRYPLVDGQGNFGNIDGDNAAAMRYTEARMTDVATELLAGITEDAVDYRPTYNEEDEEPVVLPGAFPNLLANGSSGIAVGMATSIPPHNAAELCDAALHLIEHPDAPVTKLMDFVQGPDFPTGGIIVDSRASILEAYETGRGGFRVRAKWSQEDQGRGTWSIVVTEIPYGVQKARLIEKIAELLMARKLPLLEDIRDESAEDIRVVLVPKSRSVDPGILMESLFKLTELESRFPLNMNVLSRGKVPNVLSLKGVLKEWLEHRREVLVRRSKHRLGEIERRLEILAGYLIAYLNIDEVIRIIREEDEPKQMMMARWSLTDNQAEAILNMRLRALRKLEEFEIRKEFDGLSTEKKQIEALLASDAKQWSTIKWEVSSIRDKFGPETELGKRRTQFADAPEHDLTDIAHAMIEREPVTVVVSEKGWLRAMKGHLTDYSTLTFKEGDSLKLAFHAQTTDKVLVFTTGGKFYTIGADRLPGGRGHGEPIRIIVDMDNDQDIVTAFIHDPKRKLLLVSYDANGFVVPEEEVVANTRKGKQVMNVKAPDEAKRCVPVTGNHLAIVGENRKMLVFALAEIPEMGRGKGVRLQKYKDGGVLDLKTFTLESGLSWQDSADRTFTKSREELAEWIGARASAGRMVPKGFPRTGKFG; translated from the coding sequence ATGGGAAAAAGGCTTTTGCCGCCTCAAGATGGCGGCGGCGATCACATTGAACCGGTCGATCTGAAGAAGGCGCTGGAAGAGCGCTATCTCGCCTATGCGCTGTCGACCATCATGCACCGGGCACTGCCGGACGTTCGCGACGGGCTGAAGCCGGTCCATCGCCGCATCATGCATGCCATGCGACTGCTGCGGCTCAATCCCGACCAGGGCTTTGCCAAATGCGCCCGCATCGTCGGCGAGGTGATGGGCAAGTTCCATCCGCATGGCGACCAGTCGATCTACGATGCGCTGGTGCGGCTGGCGCAGGATTTTTCGATGCGCTACCCGCTCGTCGACGGGCAAGGCAATTTCGGCAATATCGACGGCGATAACGCCGCCGCCATGCGCTACACCGAAGCACGCATGACCGATGTGGCGACCGAGCTGCTCGCCGGCATCACCGAGGACGCGGTCGACTATCGGCCGACCTACAATGAGGAGGACGAGGAGCCGGTCGTGCTGCCCGGCGCCTTCCCGAACCTGCTCGCCAACGGCTCGTCAGGCATTGCGGTCGGCATGGCGACCTCGATCCCGCCGCACAACGCCGCCGAGCTTTGCGACGCCGCCCTGCATCTGATCGAGCATCCGGATGCGCCGGTGACGAAGCTGATGGACTTCGTCCAAGGCCCCGATTTCCCGACCGGCGGCATCATTGTCGACAGCCGCGCCTCGATCCTCGAAGCTTACGAGACCGGCCGCGGCGGCTTTCGCGTCAGGGCGAAGTGGAGCCAGGAGGACCAGGGCAGGGGCACCTGGAGCATTGTCGTCACCGAAATCCCCTATGGCGTCCAGAAGGCCCGGCTGATCGAAAAGATCGCCGAGCTGTTGATGGCACGCAAATTGCCGCTGCTCGAAGACATCCGCGACGAGAGCGCCGAAGACATCCGCGTCGTGCTGGTGCCGAAGAGCCGCTCGGTCGATCCCGGCATTCTGATGGAATCGCTGTTCAAGCTGACCGAGCTCGAAAGCCGCTTTCCGCTCAACATGAACGTGCTGTCGCGCGGCAAGGTGCCCAACGTCTTGTCGCTCAAGGGCGTGCTCAAGGAATGGCTGGAGCATCGCCGCGAAGTGCTGGTCCGCCGCTCGAAGCATCGCCTCGGCGAGATCGAAAGACGGCTGGAGATCCTCGCCGGCTATCTGATCGCCTATCTCAACATCGACGAGGTGATCAGGATCATCCGCGAGGAGGACGAGCCCAAGCAGATGATGATGGCCCGCTGGTCGCTCACCGACAACCAGGCGGAAGCCATCCTCAACATGCGGCTGCGCGCCTTGCGCAAGCTGGAAGAATTCGAGATCCGCAAGGAATTCGACGGCCTCTCCACCGAGAAGAAGCAGATCGAGGCGCTGCTCGCTTCCGACGCCAAACAGTGGTCGACGATCAAGTGGGAAGTCTCCAGCATCCGCGACAAATTCGGGCCGGAGACCGAGCTAGGCAAGCGCCGGACCCAGTTCGCCGACGCACCCGAACATGATCTGACCGACATTGCGCACGCCATGATCGAGCGTGAGCCGGTCACCGTGGTCGTCTCGGAAAAGGGCTGGCTGCGGGCCATGAAAGGTCACCTGACCGACTATTCCACCTTGACCTTCAAGGAGGGCGATAGCCTCAAGCTCGCCTTCCACGCCCAGACCACCGACAAGGTGCTAGTGTTCACCACCGGCGGCAAGTTCTACACGATCGGCGCCGACCGGCTGCCGGGCGGCCGCGGCCATGGCGAACCGATCCGCATCATCGTCGACATGGACAACGACCAGGACATCGTCACCGCCTTTATCCATGATCCGAAGCGCAAGCTGCTCCTGGTTTCGTACGATGCCAATGGTTTTGTCGTGCCGGAAGAAGAGGTTGTCGCCAACACCCGCAAAGGCAAGCAGGTGATGAACGTCAAGGCGCCCGACGAGGCCAAGCGCTGCGTGCCGGTCACTGGCAATCATCTCGCCATTGTCGGCGAGAACCGCAAGATGCTGGTGTTTGCGCTGGCCGAGATCCCGGAGATGGGACGCGGCAAAGGCGTTCGCCTGCAGAAATACAAGGATGGCGGTGTCCTCGACCTCAAGACCTTCACGTTGGAGAGCGGCCTGTCCTGGCAGGATTCCGCCGACCGTACCTTCACCAAGTCGCGCGAGGAACTCGCCGAGTGGATCGGCGCCCGGGCGTCCGCCGGACGCATGGTGCCGAAGGGATTCCCAAGGACGGGCAAGTTCGGATAG